A portion of the Phacochoerus africanus isolate WHEZ1 chromosome 5, ROS_Pafr_v1, whole genome shotgun sequence genome contains these proteins:
- the SNX17 gene encoding sorting nexin-17 isoform X1, which translates to MHFSIPETESRSGDSGGSAYVAYNIHVNGVLHCRVRYSQLLGLHEQLRKEYGANVLPAFPPKKLFSLTPAEVEQRREQLEKYMQAVRQDPLLGSSETFNSFLRRAQQETQQVPTEEVSLEVLLSNGQKVLVNVLTSDQTEDVLEAVAAKLDLPDDLIGYFSLFLVREKEDGAFSFVRKLQEFELPYVSVTSLRSQEYKIVLRKSYWDSAYDDDVMENRVGLNLLYAQTVSDIERGWILVTKEQHRQLKSLQEKVSKKEFLRLAQTLRHYGYLRFDACVADFPEKDCPVVVSAGNSELSLQLRLPGQQLREGSFRVTRMRCWRVTSSVPLPSGGTSSPGRGRGEVRLELAFEYLMSKDRLQWVTITSPQAIMMSICLQSMVDELMVKKSGGSIRKMLRRRVGGTLRRSDSQQAVKSPPLLESPDASRDTMVKLSSKLSAVSLRGIGTPSTDASASDVHGNFAFEGIGDEDL; encoded by the exons ATGCACTTTTCCATTCCTGAAACCGAGTCCCGCAGCGGGGACAGCGGCGGCTCCGCCTACGTG GCCTATAACATTCACGTGAATGGAGTCCTGCACTGTCGAGTGCGCTACAGTCAGCTCCTGGGGCTGCACGAGCAg CTTCGGAAGGAATATGGGGCCAATGTGCTTCCTGCATTCCCCCCAAAGAAGCTTTTCTCTCTGACCCCTGCTGAGGTAGAACAGAGAAGAGAGCAGTTAGAGAAGTACATGCAAGCCG TGCGGCAAGACCCGTTGCTTGGGAGCAGTGAGACCTTCAATAGTTTCCTGCGTCGAGCACAACAG GAGACACAGCAGGTGCCCACAGAAGAGGTCTCCTTGGAAGTGCTACTCAGCAACGGGCAGAAAGTTCTGGTCAACGTGCTAACTTCAGATCAAACTGAGGATGTCCTGGAG GCTGTGGCTGCAAAGCTGGATCTTCCAGATGACTTGATCGGATACTTCAGTCTCTTTCTAGTTCGAGAAAAAGAGGATGGAGCCTTTTCAT tTGTACGGAAGTTGCAAGAGTTTGAGCTGCCTTACGTGTCTGTTACCAGTCTTCGAAGTCAAGAGTATAAGATTGTGCTAAGGAAGAG TTATTGGGACTCTGCCTATGATGACGATGTCATGGAGAACCGGGTTGGCCTGAACCTGCTTTATGCTCAG ACGGTATCAGACATCGAGCGTGGGTGGATCCTGGTCACCAAGGAGCAGCACCGGCAGCTCAAATCTTTGCAGGAGAAGGTCTCCAAGAAGGAG TTCCTGCGGCTGGCGCAGACGCTGCGGCACTATGGCTACTTGCGCTTTGATGCCTGTGTGGCTGACTTCCCGGAGAAGGACTGTCCGGTGGTGGTGAGCGCAGGCAATAGTGAGCTCAGCCTCCAGCTCCGCCTGCCTGGCCAGCAGCTCCGTGAAGGCTCCTTCCGGGTCACCCGCATGCGGTGCTGGCGGGTCACCTCCTCT GTGCCGCTGCCCAGCGGGGGCACAAGCAGCCCAGGCCGGGGCCGGGGCGAGGTGCGCCTGGAACTGGCTTTCGAATACCTCATGAGCAAGGACCGGCTACAGTGGGTGACCATCACCAGCCCCCAG GCTATCATGATGAGCATCTGCCTGCAGTCCATGGTAGATGAACTGATGGTGAAGAAATCCGGTGGCAGTATCAGGAAG ATGCTGCGCCGGCGGGTCGGGGGCACCCTGAGACGCTCAGACAGCCAACAGGCAGTCAAGTCCCCACCGCTGCTT GAGTCACCTGACGCCAGCCGGGATACCATGGTCAAACTCTCA AGCAAGCTGAGTGCCGTAAGCTTGCGGGGAATTGGCACTCCCAGTACAGATGCCAGTGCCAGTGATGTCCACGGCAATTTCGCCTTCGAGGGCATTGGAGATGAGGATCTGTGA
- the SNX17 gene encoding sorting nexin-17 isoform X2: MALLGAYITSQIRPEVSPAPAYNIHVNGVLHCRVRYSQLLGLHEQLRKEYGANVLPAFPPKKLFSLTPAEVEQRREQLEKYMQAVRQDPLLGSSETFNSFLRRAQQETQQVPTEEVSLEVLLSNGQKVLVNVLTSDQTEDVLEAVAAKLDLPDDLIGYFSLFLVREKEDGAFSFVRKLQEFELPYVSVTSLRSQEYKIVLRKSYWDSAYDDDVMENRVGLNLLYAQTVSDIERGWILVTKEQHRQLKSLQEKVSKKEFLRLAQTLRHYGYLRFDACVADFPEKDCPVVVSAGNSELSLQLRLPGQQLREGSFRVTRMRCWRVTSSVPLPSGGTSSPGRGRGEVRLELAFEYLMSKDRLQWVTITSPQAIMMSICLQSMVDELMVKKSGGSIRKMLRRRVGGTLRRSDSQQAVKSPPLLESPDASRDTMVKLSSKLSAVSLRGIGTPSTDASASDVHGNFAFEGIGDEDL, translated from the exons ATGGCCTTGCTGGGAGCTTATATTACGTCTCAGATTCGTCCAGAGGTCTCCCCAGCTCCT GCCTATAACATTCACGTGAATGGAGTCCTGCACTGTCGAGTGCGCTACAGTCAGCTCCTGGGGCTGCACGAGCAg CTTCGGAAGGAATATGGGGCCAATGTGCTTCCTGCATTCCCCCCAAAGAAGCTTTTCTCTCTGACCCCTGCTGAGGTAGAACAGAGAAGAGAGCAGTTAGAGAAGTACATGCAAGCCG TGCGGCAAGACCCGTTGCTTGGGAGCAGTGAGACCTTCAATAGTTTCCTGCGTCGAGCACAACAG GAGACACAGCAGGTGCCCACAGAAGAGGTCTCCTTGGAAGTGCTACTCAGCAACGGGCAGAAAGTTCTGGTCAACGTGCTAACTTCAGATCAAACTGAGGATGTCCTGGAG GCTGTGGCTGCAAAGCTGGATCTTCCAGATGACTTGATCGGATACTTCAGTCTCTTTCTAGTTCGAGAAAAAGAGGATGGAGCCTTTTCAT tTGTACGGAAGTTGCAAGAGTTTGAGCTGCCTTACGTGTCTGTTACCAGTCTTCGAAGTCAAGAGTATAAGATTGTGCTAAGGAAGAG TTATTGGGACTCTGCCTATGATGACGATGTCATGGAGAACCGGGTTGGCCTGAACCTGCTTTATGCTCAG ACGGTATCAGACATCGAGCGTGGGTGGATCCTGGTCACCAAGGAGCAGCACCGGCAGCTCAAATCTTTGCAGGAGAAGGTCTCCAAGAAGGAG TTCCTGCGGCTGGCGCAGACGCTGCGGCACTATGGCTACTTGCGCTTTGATGCCTGTGTGGCTGACTTCCCGGAGAAGGACTGTCCGGTGGTGGTGAGCGCAGGCAATAGTGAGCTCAGCCTCCAGCTCCGCCTGCCTGGCCAGCAGCTCCGTGAAGGCTCCTTCCGGGTCACCCGCATGCGGTGCTGGCGGGTCACCTCCTCT GTGCCGCTGCCCAGCGGGGGCACAAGCAGCCCAGGCCGGGGCCGGGGCGAGGTGCGCCTGGAACTGGCTTTCGAATACCTCATGAGCAAGGACCGGCTACAGTGGGTGACCATCACCAGCCCCCAG GCTATCATGATGAGCATCTGCCTGCAGTCCATGGTAGATGAACTGATGGTGAAGAAATCCGGTGGCAGTATCAGGAAG ATGCTGCGCCGGCGGGTCGGGGGCACCCTGAGACGCTCAGACAGCCAACAGGCAGTCAAGTCCCCACCGCTGCTT GAGTCACCTGACGCCAGCCGGGATACCATGGTCAAACTCTCA AGCAAGCTGAGTGCCGTAAGCTTGCGGGGAATTGGCACTCCCAGTACAGATGCCAGTGCCAGTGATGTCCACGGCAATTTCGCCTTCGAGGGCATTGGAGATGAGGATCTGTGA
- the SNX17 gene encoding sorting nexin-17 isoform X3 → MHFSIPETESRSGDSGGSAYVAYNIHVNGVLHCRVRYSQLLGLHEQLRKEYGANVLPAFPPKKLFSLTPAEVEQRREQLEKYMQAVRQDPLLGSSETFNSFLRRAQQETQQVPTEEVSLEVLLSNGQKVLVNVLTSDQTEDVLEAVAAKLDLPDDLIGYFSLFLVREKEDGAFSFVRKLQEFELPYVSVTSLRSQEYKIVLRKSYWDSAYDDDVMENRVGLNLLYAQTVSDIERGWILVTKEQHRQLKSLQEKVSKKEVPLPSGGTSSPGRGRGEVRLELAFEYLMSKDRLQWVTITSPQAIMMSICLQSMVDELMVKKSGGSIRKMLRRRVGGTLRRSDSQQAVKSPPLLESPDASRDTMVKLSSKLSAVSLRGIGTPSTDASASDVHGNFAFEGIGDEDL, encoded by the exons ATGCACTTTTCCATTCCTGAAACCGAGTCCCGCAGCGGGGACAGCGGCGGCTCCGCCTACGTG GCCTATAACATTCACGTGAATGGAGTCCTGCACTGTCGAGTGCGCTACAGTCAGCTCCTGGGGCTGCACGAGCAg CTTCGGAAGGAATATGGGGCCAATGTGCTTCCTGCATTCCCCCCAAAGAAGCTTTTCTCTCTGACCCCTGCTGAGGTAGAACAGAGAAGAGAGCAGTTAGAGAAGTACATGCAAGCCG TGCGGCAAGACCCGTTGCTTGGGAGCAGTGAGACCTTCAATAGTTTCCTGCGTCGAGCACAACAG GAGACACAGCAGGTGCCCACAGAAGAGGTCTCCTTGGAAGTGCTACTCAGCAACGGGCAGAAAGTTCTGGTCAACGTGCTAACTTCAGATCAAACTGAGGATGTCCTGGAG GCTGTGGCTGCAAAGCTGGATCTTCCAGATGACTTGATCGGATACTTCAGTCTCTTTCTAGTTCGAGAAAAAGAGGATGGAGCCTTTTCAT tTGTACGGAAGTTGCAAGAGTTTGAGCTGCCTTACGTGTCTGTTACCAGTCTTCGAAGTCAAGAGTATAAGATTGTGCTAAGGAAGAG TTATTGGGACTCTGCCTATGATGACGATGTCATGGAGAACCGGGTTGGCCTGAACCTGCTTTATGCTCAG ACGGTATCAGACATCGAGCGTGGGTGGATCCTGGTCACCAAGGAGCAGCACCGGCAGCTCAAATCTTTGCAGGAGAAGGTCTCCAAGAAGGAG GTGCCGCTGCCCAGCGGGGGCACAAGCAGCCCAGGCCGGGGCCGGGGCGAGGTGCGCCTGGAACTGGCTTTCGAATACCTCATGAGCAAGGACCGGCTACAGTGGGTGACCATCACCAGCCCCCAG GCTATCATGATGAGCATCTGCCTGCAGTCCATGGTAGATGAACTGATGGTGAAGAAATCCGGTGGCAGTATCAGGAAG ATGCTGCGCCGGCGGGTCGGGGGCACCCTGAGACGCTCAGACAGCCAACAGGCAGTCAAGTCCCCACCGCTGCTT GAGTCACCTGACGCCAGCCGGGATACCATGGTCAAACTCTCA AGCAAGCTGAGTGCCGTAAGCTTGCGGGGAATTGGCACTCCCAGTACAGATGCCAGTGCCAGTGATGTCCACGGCAATTTCGCCTTCGAGGGCATTGGAGATGAGGATCTGTGA